In Humulus lupulus chromosome 7, drHumLupu1.1, whole genome shotgun sequence, the following are encoded in one genomic region:
- the LOC133788735 gene encoding uncharacterized protein LOC133788735, producing MEESSEAHSEEKKASQDNKKRRLKTPSQVMALEKFYNEHKYPTEEMKSELAEQLGLTEKQISGWFCHRRLKDKRLSRDEPCANGRQDRLSGVIQDLGSGLGQDSCGSTKHVDYRYVDPREVESQRLFGNDFPAADLTNDKRSLYTERVSGMDDTSSESCSSLQDRLLSHTEDPRSVETFRYLAQDGPIAPLSSKGTRTVGYKPSGYLKVKNEIENAAITAVKRQLGKQYREDGPPLGVEFELLPPGAFESPIRDPVHEPYYVGNPVLSHSINISAVKKQPSPGIKYEVNNSKLSSKDPYMHQEAPGIVHGIGHQEAKPSNLLRQKSTYIDHASSVPGRNSSDNYDDSSYNNNRHRKKGSKHGVEGMSSDSFHNRLSHYSGKVASKQTFSRVHEDDDVSPEIMQRSEYLKFKPSVSARNYCEAPDMDERGLSTIMAQEDKFIGEGKARKDVKVAKRGRADFSRQENCTNSSLVEMLPRKNNTKGSALEMPSSFSEDETAETSSSAG from the exons ATGGAAG AATCAAGTGAAGCACACTCAGAGGAGAAGAAAGCATCTCAAGATAATAAGAAAAGACGACTCAAGACACCCTCACAAGTTATGGCTTTGGAGAAATTCTATAATG AGCACAAATATCCTACAGAGGAAATGAAATCAGAACTTGCAGAGCAGTTGGGATTGACAGAAAAGCAGATATCTGGGTGGTTCTGCCACAGAAGGTTAAAAGACAAAAGATTATCAAGAGATGAACCGTGTGCTAATGGACGGCAAGATCGTTTAAGTGGGGTCATTCAGGACCTTGGTAGTGGACTTGGGCAAGATTCATGTGGTAGCACTAAACATGTAGATTATAGGTATGTCGATCCAAGGGAAGTTGAAAGTCAAAGACTGTTTGGGAATGATTTTCCAGCTGCAGATCTCACCAATGATAAAAGGAGTCTTTATACTGAAAGAGTTAGTGGCATGGATGATACATCTTCAGAAAGTTGCTCATCCTTACAAGATAGGCTATTATCTCACACTGAGGATCCTCGCAGTGTGGAAACTTTTAGGTACCTGGCACAGGATGGACCAATTGCACCCTTAAGTTCCAAGGGCACAAGAACCGTGGGATATAAGCCCTCAGGGTATTTGAAAGTCAAGAATGAAATAGAAAATGCTGCTATTACAGCTGTTAAGAGGCAACTGGGAAAGCAATATCGAGAAGATGGTCCACCACTAGGTGTAGAATTTGAACTACTCCCTCCTGGTGCATTTGAATCACCAATCAGAGATCCTGTCCATG AACCCTACTATGTTGGAAATCCAGTTCTTTCTCATTCCATAAATATTTCTGCAGTGAAAAAGCAGCCCTCTCCTGGCATT AAATATGAAGTAAATAATTCAAAGTTGAGTTCCAAGGACCCATATATGCATCAAGAAGCTCCTGGcatcgtacatggtattggccATCAGGAGGCAAAGCCTAGTAATCTATTGAGACAAAAATCAACTTATATTGACCATGCTAGCTCTGTCCCTGGCCGAAATTCCTCGGATAATTATGATGATTCTAGTTACAATAACAATCGTCATCGTAAAAAGGGCTCTAAACATGGTGTTGAAGGGATGTCATCTGACTCCTTTCATAACCGTCTTAGTCACTATAGTGGGAAAGTTGCAAGCAAACAAACATTTTCTCGTGTACATGAGGATGATGATGTAAGCCCTGAGATTATGCAAAGGAGTGAATACTTAAAATTTAAGCCTTCGGTTTCAGCACGAAATTATTGTGAGGCACCTGACATGGATGAAAGAGGGCTATCGACAATAATGGCACAG GAGGATaaatttataggagaaggcaaaGCCAGGAAAGATGTCAAG GTTGCGAAAAGAGGGAGGGCTGACTTTTCACGGCAAGAAAATTGTACAAATTCATCATTGGTGGAGATGCTACCTCGTAAGAATAACACTAAAGG ATCTGCCTTGGAGATGCCATCAAGCTTCAGCGAGGATGAAACTGCAGAAACCAGTTCTTCAGCAGGGTGA